A window from Parambassis ranga chromosome 13, fParRan2.1, whole genome shotgun sequence encodes these proteins:
- the LOC114445162 gene encoding protocadherin-16-like: MTLDREQQSSYQLVVVVQDGGSPPRSATGTAFITVLDDNDNDPVFIHSQSGKNIIMQVMVTEGQSSGVLLGTLQAKDPDEGEDGTVFYSLSGPRAERFTLNTNTGELRSSSPLSHSERAEYTLTVTATDRGLPSRSTSCSLIIQVLSINRATTTANSLSISFNSVEEAKPGSVIGSVRLHDRGTLEGGEVTYTVVGDTDRDGTFVVDHLTGDVYLARPLDYERDARYSLQIEVDDFSQTPPSSTLVHLDIDIEDSNDHTPQFPEDPITIVISESMEPGSSVYTFQATDKDGSGPNSELVYSLLHLWPNTPGLLNLDPSTGVLSLCQKLDYEVTSNLIVVVKATDSAIDASQRRWGSVTARVYVTDENDNPPVFISPTAVSVMEDQPVGFVVLYVMARDADQGENGRVTYRIQSGNNAGTFSLNPNTGSLSIFKPLDREEQDIFNLTVIAEDHGIPQHSSSQMLCVHVIDVNDEVPWFEESQYEAQISENQPPGTSVLTVSASDLDQGTNGRVTYGGITEESFRINPATGTITTTKPLDRELQDHYTVTVYAKDGGLPPNYAKATVRIKVLDVNDNVPVFGRLYYSIEVPENLEASPLFTVRATDPDAGDSGEINYKITAGDLSGDFHLDKRSGVLSTSRSLDREKRAGYTLTITAQDEGNPPLSSTATVEVTVLDINDHSPQFQSSSYTADISEDVPIGSLVLEVKAIDLDYGPNSQVLYFLSRGSQSMFIIDQNTGRIITAAPLDRERTASYTFDVCATDSSPANPRNSTAQVMVYIQDVNDNAPFFIQDPLILNISASSVTNRRVLATMRAEDKDFGANGSVFYRFANPVRGFTINSLTGDIQATEKLQTLTQSQRTLIVQAMDQGNPAQSSLGVVVIYIREQSYRGIRFSRTARDVSLQENAAKGTVVTQTQAQYPDGSKTGISYSIFSGNRLQSFGINTITGEIWVEKSEGLDFEETPKLRLVVKAETASSSSYMAVNLILQDVNDNLPRFQLQNYVAYIREAQGHDFPIIQVAADDLDQGQNGQVTYSIRSSSMSGLFKIDPLTGSITTAAIMDREIWTETKLVVTATDRGTPRLAGSATLTVIIIDLNDNSPMIPLPQKIRVPEDTLIGTVITQVTGNDVDSGPALSYTLHLDANSKGMFGIHRYGGGVSLTSPLDYEERTWYTLTIRSSDSKHQSEANLTVLVDDVNDNAPTFTHDLYQVTVSEHLPAGSAVITLTATDCDSGNNGKITYRVMSSTKGVFYIDPNNGTLFSKQKAEFDFENPSILVVIEARDQGTPSLSSIATVQVQVSDVNDNTPIFHQSEYRATVSEDGLPGSTVLTFEAVDGDLFRDNCGFDFAIASGNSGNAFQIESSVRFLEGRGFQTVGSLILVEKLDFEAVPSYNLTVVVSDRGIPQRSSSVPILITVMDANDNPPAFSRTEYNVVLSEGAIAGTEILHISATDPDSAPNGEVQYSISSGDETDLFQVDQWTGVLRLRRPLDSKTQLSHMIVLQATDGQGHYALAPVSIEVKDINDNRPFFPLKLVTASIRENQPQNALVTMLHAIDYDQGVFGQLKYFMLDSSKDGRESFVINQTSGELRTLSAFDFEKVSSFHFVAVAMDAGNYSATVTVQVYVTGEDEYDPVFTSSEFLFEVPEGAKKGHVIGKVEARDEDGGVDGVVLYSLSNQSPYFEVNKSTGAISLKMDSYSRHVSRSKREVRLVTLDVTAHSPLETSRVAVAKVSIDVTHTSFGLSTDMNMLLISVIAVSLGIIVILIIIAVALFFVKLRRQKKEQKSHERTAMSGTLLHKLEETKIAANEMIYHQALPGYAADQSGNSGGPYTRGGSLDPSHSSGRGSAEAEAAEDDEIRMINEYPRVSSISSSMQEHISARGPDSGIQQDADQLSDVSCEPSIDWFKGKKLGSLNGTLLAGQVPVYRDEGGGYVGVGRGLSISHPKDYTFPEDGKPTVDGSLTAIVASDEELRGSYNWDYLLNWCPQFQPLANVFTEIARLKDETAPPHPRRSFHHKSKAESRIDPPPLITSVAHPGAKTVPPKPAVGRTFPHLGSLRRSPISAEGSISSVAMSPSFSPSLSPLAARSPAITPFSVSQGPSASMISTTEHNLEHSEEAELRI; the protein is encoded by the exons ATGACTctggacagagagcagcagtctAGTTAccagctggtggtggtggtacaAGATGGAGGTTCGCCCCCTCGGAGTGCCACAGGCACAGCCTTCATCACAGTGCTAGACGACAACGACAACGACCCTGTTTTTATCCACAGCCAGTCAGGCAAAAACATTATCATGCAGGTGATG GTGACAGAAGGTCAGTCTTCTGGAGTTTTACTGGGCACACTGCAAGCAAAAGACCCTGATGAAGGAGAGGATGGCACTGTATTCTACTCATTATCAG gtCCCAGGGCAGAGCGTTTCACATTGAACACAAACACCGGTGAGCTGCGTTCATCATCTCCTCTCAGCCACTCTGAACGGGCCGAGTACACTCTGACAGTGACAGCCACTGACAGAGGACTGCCCTCTCGCAGCACCTCCTGCTCCCTCATCATTCAG GTTCTCAGTATTAACAGAGCTACTACTACGGCCAACTCACTGTCTATATCTTTCAACTCTGTGGAGGAGGCTAAGCCTGGCTCTGTTATTGGCTCAGTACGCCTCCATGACAGAGGAACCCTGGAGGGCGGTGAAGTGACTTATACAGTGGTGGGGGATACAGACCGTGATGGGACCTTTGTTGTAGACCATCTAACTGGAGATGTGTACCTGGCTCGTCCACTTGACTATGAACGAGACGCACGCTACAGCCTGCAAATTGAGGTGGACGATTTCTCTCAAACCCCTCCCAGCAGCACCCTGGTTCACCTGGATATTGACATAGAGGACAGTAATGACCACACGCCTCAGTTCCCAGAGGATCCTATTACCATTGTCATCTCTGAGAGCATGGAACCAGGTTCTTCTGTCTATACATTTCAGGCCACAGATAAGGATGGCAGTGGGCCCAACAGTGAGCTGGTGTATTCCCTTCTTCACCTGTGGCCAAACACCCCTGGCTTGTTAAACCTTGACCCTTCCACTGGGGTTCTCTCCTTGTGCCAGAAACTAGACTATGAGGTCACCTCTAACCTGATCGTGGTTGTAAAAGCGACAGATTCTGCCATCGATGCCAGCCAGAGGCGCTGGGGTTCTGTCACAGCAAGGGTGTATGTAACCGATGAGAACGACAATCCACCTGTATTCATATCACcaacagctgtcagtgtgatggAGGACCAGCCAGTGGGCTTTGTCGTTCTCTATGTCATGGCCAGAGATGCAGACCAAGGGGAGAATGGTAGAGTGACCTACAGAATCCAGTCAGGCAACAATGCAGGAACATTCAGCCTCAATCCTAACACTG GCTCTCTGTCTATTTTCAAACCTCTGGACCGTGAGGAGCAGGACATCTTTAACCTTACAGTCATTGCTGAGGATCATGGGATACCCCAGCACTCCTCCAGCCAGatgctgtgtgtccatgtgattgaTGTTAATGATGAGGTGCCCTGGTTTGAGGAGAGCCAGTATGAAGCCCAGATCTCTGAGAACCAGCCTCCAGGAACAAGTGTGTTGACAGTGTCCGCCTCTGATCTGGACCAAG gaacCAATGGCAGGGTAACCTATGGTGGTATCACAGAAGAGAGTTTCAGAATCAACCCAGCTACAGGTACCATAACAACCACTAAGCCTCTGGACAGGGAGCTTCAGGACCACTATACTGTGACAG TTTATGCGAAAGATGGAGGCCTTCCACCTAACTACGCTAAAGCGACAGTGAGGATCAAAGTGCTTGATGTTAATGACAATGTCCCTGTCTTTGGACGTCTCTACTACAGCATAGAGGTGCCTGAAAACCTTGAGGCATCACCTCTATTTACTGTCAGAGCCACTGACCCAGATGCAGGAGACAGTGGGGAGATTAACTACAAAATTACAG CTGGAGATCTATCTGGAGACTTCCACTTGGACAAACGGTCAGGTGTACTGTCCACATCCAGGTCTTTGGATCGGGAGAAGAGGGCAGGGTACACTCTAACAATTACAGCTCAGGATGAGGGTAATCCTCCCCTCAGCAGCACTGCCACTGTAGAGGTAACAGTTCTGGACATCAACGACCACAGCCCCCAgtttcagagcagcagctaCACTGCAGACATTTCAGAAGACGTTCCCATTGGCTCCTTGGTCCTGGAAGTGAAAGCTATTGATTTGGATTATGGCCCCAACAGCCAAGTGCTGTACTTTCTGAGCCGTGGCTCCCAGAGCATGTTCATCATAGATCAGAACACAGGCCGCATAATCACAGCAGCACCCCTAGACCGAGAGAGGACTGCCTCTTACACCTTTGATGTGTGTGCCACAGACTCCTCCCCTGCAAACCCACGCAACTCCACTGCTCAGGTGATGGTCTATATTCAGGACGTGAATGACAATGCACCCTTCTTCATTCAGGACCCACTTATCTTGAACATCTCTGCAAGTAGTGTGACTAACCGCAGAGTACTGGCCACAATGAGGGCGGAGGACAAGGACTTTGGGGCTAATGGTTCTGTTTTTTATCGTTTTGCCAACCCTGTGAGGGGCTTCACAATTAACTCACTGACTGGTGACATACAGGCCACAGAGAAGCTGCAGACGCTAACTCAAAGCCAGAGGACTTTGATAGTCCAGGCCATGGATCAAGGAAACCCAGCCCAATCTTCCCTGGGGGTGGTTGTCATCTATATTCGGGAACAAAGTTACAGGGGGATTCGCTTCTCCCGCACAGCTAGAGATGTCAGTCTGCAGGAGAATGCTGCTAAAG GTACAGTAGTCACACAGACTCAGGCCCAGTACCCTGATGGCTCTAAAACTGGTATTAGCTACAGTATTTTCAGTGGAAACAGACTGCAGTCTTTTGGAATAAATACCATTACTG GTGAAATATGGGTCGAGAAATCTGAAGGACTGGATTTTGAGGAGACCCCAAAACTCCGCCTTGTGGTGAAAGCTGAGACGGCATCCTCCAGCTCCTACATGGCTGTCAATTTAATCCTGCAGGATGTAAATGACAACTTGCCACGCTTCCAACTCCAGAACTATGTGGCCTACATTAGAGAGGCACAAGGCCACGATTTTCCCATTATCCAG GTTGCTGCAGATGACCTGGACCAGGGTCAAAATGGTCAGGTGACCTACTCCATCAGGTCATCATCCATGAGTGGCTTGTTTAAAATAGACCCTCTTACCGGCAGTATCACCACTGCAGCTATAATGGACAGAGAGATCTGGACAGAAACAAA GCTTGTTGTTACGGCAACAGACCGGGGAACCCCGCGGCTGGCTGGCTCTGCTACCCTTACTGTGATCATCATTGACCTCAACGACAACAGTCCCATGATTCCTTTGCCTCAGAAGATCCGAGTGCCCGAGG ACACTCTCATTGGCACAGTCATCACCCAGGTAACAGGAAACGACGTGGATTCAGGGCCAGCCCTCTCCTACACACTACATCTAGATGCAAACAGCAAAGGCATGTTTGGAATTCATCGTTATGGAGGAGGGGTGTCATTGACCAGCCCGCTAGACTATGAGGAACGTACGTGGTACACTCTGACCATCCGTTCCTCTGACTCTAAACATCAGAGTGAGGCCAACCTCACTGTGCTGGTGGATGATGTGAATGATAACGCACCTACCTTCACCCATGATTTGTATCAG GTGACTGTGTCAGAGCACCTCCCAGCAGGCAGTGCAGTCATTACCCTAACAGCCACTGACTGTGACTCTGGGAACAACGGAAAGATTACCTACAGAGTCATGTCGTCAACTAAGGGCGTCTTCTACATTGACCCAAACAATG gtaCTTTGTTCAGCAAGCAAAAAGCAGAGTTTGATTTTGAAAATCCCTCCATTCTGGTGGTAATAGAGGCACGGGACCAGGGCACTCCATCCCTTTCATCGATTGCCACTGTCCAAGTACAAGTCTCTGATGTCAATGACAATACCCCTATCTTCCATCAGTCAGAGTACAGGGCCACTGTGTCTGAAGATGGCCTTCCTGGATCAACTGTTCTGACATTTGAAGCTGTGGATGGAGACTTGTTCCGAGACAACTGTGGTTTTGATTTTGCTATTGCCAGTGGCAACTCAGGTAATGCCTTCCAGATTGAGAGCAGTGTGCGCTTCTTGGAGGGGCGGGGCTTCCAGACAGTTGGCAGCCTGATCTTGGTGGAGAAGCTGGACTTTGAAGCAGTACCAAGTTATAACCTGACTGTCGTGGTATCAGATCGTGGAATCCCTCAGCGGAGCTCCAGCGTGCCTATCCTTATCACTGTTATGGATGCCAATGACAACCCTCCAGCTTTCAGCCGAACAGAGTACAATGTGGTACTGAGTGAGGGTGCCATAGCGGGGACTGAGATCTTACATATATCTGCCACAGATCCTGACTCTGCTCCCAATGGAGAGGTGCAGTACTCCATCAGCTCAGGGGATGAGACAGATCTTTTCCAGGTGGATCAGTGGACTGGAGTTTTGAGGCTGCGGAGACCATTGGACAGCAAGACACAGTTGTCCCATATGATTGTTCTCCAGGCAACCGATGGTCAAGGGCATTACGCTTTAGCGCCAGTCAGTATTGAAGTGAAGGACATCAATGATAACCGACCCTTCTTTCCTCTCAAACTAGTAACTGCAAGCATCAGGGAGAACCAACCCCAGAATGCCTTAGTTACCATGCTGCATGCAATTGATTATGACCAAGGTGTTTTTGGACAGCTGAAGTACTTTATGCTAGATTCCTCTAAAGATGGAAGAGAAAGCTTTGTTATCAACCAAACTTCAGGCGAACTACGGACTTTGTCTGCTTTTGATTTTGAGAAGGTCAGCTCTTTCCATTTTGTggctgttgccatggatgcTGGCAACTATTCTGCTACTGTGACAGTGCAGGTTTATGTTACAGGGGAGGATGAGTATGATCCTGTTTTCACCTCCTCAGAGTTTTTATTTGAAGTGCCTGAGGGAGCAAAGAAAGGTCATGTCATTGGCAAAGTAGAAGCCAGAGATGAGGATGGAGGCGTGGATGGCGTTGTCCTCTATTCTTTATCAAATCAATCGCCTTATTTTGAAGTAAATAAATCAACTGGAGCGATTTCTTTGAAGATGGACAGTTACAGTAGACATGTGAGTCGCTCTAAAAGAGAGGTACGTCTAGTGACACTGGATGTGACTGCTCACAGCCCTCTGGAGACGTCTCGTGTAGCAGTGGCTAAAGTCTCCATAGATGTGACCCATACATCTTTTGGTCTCAGCACAGACATGAATATGCTGCTTATCAGTGTAATTGCAGTTTCACTTGGGattattgtcattttaataataattgctGTGGCACTGTTTTTTGTCAAATTAAGACGCCAGAAAAAGGAGCAAAAATCACATGAACGTACAGCAATGTCAGGCACTCTGCTGCACAAGCTTGAGGAAACAAAAATAGCAGCAAATGAAATGATTTACCATCAGGCCCTTCCTGGATATGCAGCTGATCAAAGTGGCAACAGTGGAGGTCCGTACACCCGTGGGGGATCGCTGGATCCGTCCCACTCCAGTGGCCGTGGCtctgcagaggcagaggcagcagaggacgATGAGATCAGAATGATAAATGAATATCCTCGAGTGTCAAgcatctcctcctccatgcAGGAGCACATCTCTGCCCGAGGTCCAGACTCCGGAATCCAGCAGGATGCTGATCAGCTTTCAGATGTGTCCTGTGAGCCTTCCATAGACTGGTTCAAAGGGAAGAAACTGGGCAGCCTTAATGGGACTTTGTTAGCTGGCCAGGTGCCAGTGTACAGGGATGAAGGGGGTGGGTATGTGGGGGTGGGACGTGGACTTAGCATCTCTCATCCTAAAGACTATACTTTTCCTGAGGATGGAAAACCCACTGTGGATGGTTCCCTGACAGCCATTGTGGCCAGTGATGAGGAGCTAAGGGGCAGCTATAATTGGGACTACCTGCTAAACTGGTGTCCTCAGTTTCAACCCTTGGCTAATGTTTTCACTGAAATAGCACGTTTAAAAGATGAAacagctcctcctcatcctcgcaGGTCATTTCATCACAAATCAAAAGCAGAGTCAAGAATCGACCCTCCACCTCTCATAACATCTGTGGCCCACCCTGGGGCCAAAACTGTACCTCCGAAGCCCGCTGTAGGGAGGACATTTCCGCACTTAGGCTCTTTACGAAGATCTCCCATAAGTGCTGAGGGATCCATCTCTTCAGTTGCAATGTCCCCAagtttctccccctctctctcaccaCTGGCAGCACGTTCTCCAGCAATTACACCCTTCAGTGTCTCACAGGGACCCTCTGCCTCTATGATCAGTACCACTGAACACAATTTGGAACACAGTGAAGAGGCAGAGCTGAGGATTTAA